The proteins below are encoded in one region of Thermothelomyces thermophilus ATCC 42464 chromosome 1, complete sequence:
- a CDS encoding uncharacterized protein (Contains conserved domain Ran_BP1[pfam00638], RanBP1 domain): MADDPHNTNDISEHTEPAAAAKEDAETTAARRELKQTTISEKRGRDAVQLSQDDKSASEDDAPRAKTRRITPPADPRPGNDDALKEQISSPKKKRARDELDENKDAAPLGETSDKAAANTATVQDRTDRSEPEKKRPRDRQASASAVQGGKEEVEPLSASTSPRSSMEQTEGRDSATATAKPDQPKQTSAAAFANSGFAKLAASSTSPFGSLGGSGKPSLFSSSSGSSSLGGSQPAAPSSPPKLGFGGASTSSPFAGLNGQAGGSVFKSSPFASAFGGSALSGPRLNFGKPGETLKSDKPAKPFGAPDSDAEEGSGEESNEDEDTKGDASSDDEGKEDDKDREDSKGADDKKKFRLQKVVVDDGEGSEATLFSVRAKMYVMEKGVGWKERGAGMLKVNVPKSTVELDANGAPDPSSFDASVLADEQGGGKPKHVRLIMRQDHTLRVILNTVVLPAMKFQVTNRLKASTVLFTAFEDGQARQVQMKMSEANATAFSQLVEMLKKRLADV, from the exons ATGGCCGACGACCCGCACAACACGAACGACATCTCGGAACATACCGagcccgctgccgccgcaaAGGAGGACGCCGAGACGACCGCCGCGCGGCGAGAACTTAAGCAGACGACCATCTCAGAGAAGCGGGGGCGGGATGCCGTGCAGTTGTCACAGGATGACAAGAGCGCTTCGGAGGACGATGCGCCCCGAGCTAAGACGCGGCGGATCACGCCACCGGCCGACCCGCGCCCGGGCAACGACGATGCGCTGAAGGAACAGATCTCGTCTCCCAAGAAGAAGCGCGCCCGCGATGAGCTCGACGAGAACAAGGACGCGGCCCCGCTCGGGGAAACGTCCGACAAGGCTGCCGCGAACACAGCAACGGTCCAGGACCGGACCGACCGGTCTGAGCCAGAGAAGAAGCGACCACGAGACCGCCAAGCGAGCGCGTCTGCTGTGCAGGGCGGAAAGGAGGAAGTG GAGCCCCTCTCCGCCAGCACGTCGCCGAGATCGAGCATGGAGCAGACAGAAGGAAGGGATTCGGCAACCGCCACGGCCAAGCCCGATCAACCCAAGCAAACATCTGCCGCGGCCTTCGCCAACTCGGGCTTCGCCAAACTCGCAGCCTCGTCGACCTCTCCGTTCGGGAGCCTTGGTGGTTCCGGGAAGCCCAGCCTGTTCAGCTCGTCGTCCGGGTCTTCTTCCCTCGGCGGCTCCCAGCCGGCCGCCCCCTCATCACCGCCGAAACTCGGCTTCGGCGGAGCCTCCACGTCGTCCCCGTTCGCGGGGCTCAACGGGCAGGCCGGCGGGTCGGTATTCAAGTCGAGCCCCTTCGCGAGCGCCTTCGGCGGCAGTGCCCTGTCCGGGCCGCGCCTCAACTTCGGCAAGCCCGGCGAGACCCTTAAGAGCGACAAGCCGGCCAAGCCGTTCGGCGCGCCGGACAGCGATGCCGAGGAAGGTTCCGGAGAAGAGAGCAACGAAGACGAGGACACCAAGGGTGACGCCTCGTCCGACGACGAGGGCAAGGAGGACGACAAGGACAGAGAGGATAGCAAGGGCGCTGACGATAAGAAGAAGTTCAGGCTGCAAAAGG tcgtcgtcgacgatgGCGAAGGCTCCGAAGCGACCCTCTTCTCGGTGCGGGCCAAGATGTACGTCATGGAGAAGGGCGTCGGGTGGAAAGAGCGGGGCGCGGGCATGCTCAAGGTCAACGTGCCCAAGTCCACCGTCGAGCTGGACGCCAACGGCGCGCCCGACCCTTCGTCCTTCGACGCGTCCGTCCTGGCGGATGAGCAAGGCGGCGGCAAGCCCAAACACGTGCGCCTCATCATGCGGCAGGACCACACCTTGCGCGTCATCCTCAACACCGTCGTCCTGCCGGCCATGAAGTTCCAGGTCACCAACAGGCTCAAGGCGTCGACCGTGCTCTTTACGGCGTTCGAAGACGGCCAGGCCAGGCAGGTGCAGATGAAG ATGAGCGAGGCCAATGCCACAGCATTCTCGCAGCTTGTGGAGATGTTGAAGAAACGGCTTGCTGACGTTTAG